One region of Polypterus senegalus isolate Bchr_013 unplaced genomic scaffold, ASM1683550v1 scaffold_3272, whole genome shotgun sequence genomic DNA includes:
- the LOC120519392 gene encoding zinc finger protein OZF-like: protein MFTMEKRSVDIKQEECEWESVTFKEDSEQNSYNADVQKRDGMKWVKEENIKSDPLSLEEEVTGLGPRTLQGHSVHVKSESLECDVMRAEKSSSSGHSEEGLQQSGGFSLSSFAQMSAFLPSRSQQKQCDEDTKKVAAGIVDFTPSSLRYSSLPVENLTLMGTLNTQQEYSSNPVDMYVLQESKKNFKPNSSYNQRCYKKLKAYCCPECGKRFCHIGSLEKHSRIHNEEMNTPQDKPFSCPECGKQFLTNSNLLRHTRIHTGEKPYSCSDCGRRFSQITHLQTHARIHTGEQPYECSDCGKRFSSSSTLQTHRRIHTGEKPYFCIHCGIRFSDRSSLHKHSRVHSGEKPYCCSECGRRFFDNSSLQRHTRIHTGEKPYCCSECGKRFSQSSSLVVHKRIHTGEKPYCCSECGKEFSNRTALVVHTRIHTGEKPHCCSECGKRFSQISHLQQHTRIHTGEKPYSCSECGKRFSDRGSLQKHTRIHTGEKPYCCSDCGKRFSISSSLQTHRRIHTGEKPYCCSECGKLFSQVVHLQKHMRQHTVSSK, encoded by the exons ATGTTCACCATGGAGAAAAGAAGTGTGGACATTAAACAAGAGGAGTGTGAATGGGAGTCTGTCACCTTTAAAGAGGATTCTGAGCAGAATTCTTACAATGCTGATGTGCAGAAACGTGATGGTATGAAGTGggttaaagaagaaaacatcaagtcagaCCCTCTCTCCCTAGAAGAAGAGGTAACAGGGCTGGGCCCCCGCACCCTGCAGGGTCATTCTGTTCACGTGAAGTCGGAATCATTGGAGTGTGATGTGATGAGGGCAGAGAAATCATCGAGTTCGGGTCATTCTGAAGAAG GTTTACAACAGAGTGGAGGCTTCTCCCTGTCTTCATTTGCTCAGATGTCAGCTTTTCTCCCAAGCAGATCACAGCAGAAACAGTGTGATGAAGATACAAAGAAAGTGGCAGCTGGAATAGTGGATTTCACACCATCCTCTTTGCGATATAGTTCTTTGCCTGTTGAGAACTTAACATTGATGGGCACCCTCAACACCCAACAGGAGTACAGCTCAAATCCGGTAGATATGTATGTCCTTCAAGAGTCcaagaaaaattttaaacccaACTCTAGTTATAACCAGAGGTGTTATAAGAAATTGAAGGCTTATTGCTgccctgaatgtggcaaacgattctgcCACATTGGAAGTCTGGAGAAACACTCAAGAATTCACAATGAAGAGATGAATACTCCCCAGGATAAGCCATTTagctgtcctgaatgtggcaaacaattcctcACTAACAGTAATCTTTTGagacacacaagaattcacactggagagaaaccatattccTGCTCTGACTGTGGCAGAAGATTCTCACAAATAACTCACCTCCAGACACATGCAAGGATTCACACTGGGGAGCAGCCATATGAGTGTTCTGACtgtgggaaacgtttttccagCAGTAGCACACTTCAGACACACAGAAGGattcacacaggggagaagccatattTCTGTATTCACTGTGGCATACGATTTTCTGACAGGAGCAGTCTTCACAAGCATTCAAGAGTTCACTCTGGGGAaaaaccatattgctgttctgaatgtggaagaCGATTTTTTGACAATAGcagtcttcagagacacacaagaattcacactggagaaaagccatattgctgttctgaatgtggtaaacgatttTCACAAAGTAGTAGCCTTGTCGTGCACAAAAGAATTCATactggggagaagccatattgctgttctgaatgtggaaaggaATTCTCCAATCGCACTGCTCTTGTGGtgcacacaagaattcacactggggagaagcctcattgctgttctgaatgtggcaagcgattTTCACAAATCAGCCATCTTCAGcaacacacaagaattcacactggtgaAAAACCCTACTcatgttcagaatgtggcaaacgattctctgaCAGGGGCAGTCTTCAgaaacacacaagaattcacactggagagaagccgtactGCTGTTCAGACTGTGGCAAACGGTTCTCCATAAGCAGCAGCCTTCAGACccacagaagaattcacactggagagaaaccgtattgctgttctgaatgtggcaaactatTCTCACAAGTTGTCCATCTTCAGAAACACATGAGACAACACACTGTAAGTTCCAAATGA